The uncultured Pseudodesulfovibrio sp. genome includes a region encoding these proteins:
- the glmM gene encoding phosphoglucosamine mutase, whose translation MKQRLFGTDGLRGQGNIFPMTPEIALRLGLAAGQYFRNGNKHHRVVIGKDTRLSGYVFETALTSGLCANGMDVFLVGPMPTPAISFLTRNMRADLGVVISASHNPFMDNGIKFFDRNGFKLPDEVEDEISELVLGKDTQWDYPAAEEVGRAHRIADAPGRYIVYLKNSFSPHLTLDGVKIVLDCAHGAAYGVAPYVLEELGAEVVTVGVAPDGLNINQKCGSLYPEVIARMVVEEGADMGIALDGDADRLIVCDENGRILDGDQIMALCALELLEKDSLPGNMLVATVMSNMALELFMKEHGGQLLRTDVGDRYVVEAMRREGAVLGGEQSGHLIFMDHSTTGDGLLAALQLLRIMRERERPLSELAGLLEPFPQMLQNVHVKRKIPFDQAPEVQEAVRKVEAALQGKGRVLLRYSGTEAVCRVMVEAADPALVERYTGDIVEACEKYLK comes from the coding sequence ATGAAACAGAGACTCTTCGGAACCGACGGTCTGCGGGGGCAGGGGAACATTTTCCCCATGACGCCCGAGATCGCGCTCCGGCTCGGCCTGGCTGCAGGCCAATACTTCCGTAACGGCAACAAGCATCACCGGGTGGTCATCGGCAAGGATACCCGGCTGTCCGGCTATGTTTTCGAGACCGCCCTGACCAGCGGCCTGTGCGCCAACGGCATGGACGTTTTTCTGGTCGGCCCCATGCCCACCCCGGCCATATCCTTTTTGACCCGGAACATGCGCGCCGACCTCGGCGTGGTCATCTCCGCCTCGCACAACCCGTTCATGGATAACGGCATCAAGTTTTTCGACCGCAACGGGTTCAAGCTCCCGGACGAAGTCGAGGATGAAATCAGCGAGCTGGTCCTGGGCAAGGACACCCAGTGGGATTACCCCGCGGCTGAGGAGGTGGGCCGTGCCCACCGCATCGCCGACGCGCCCGGGCGGTACATCGTCTATCTGAAGAACAGCTTTTCTCCGCATCTGACCCTGGACGGGGTCAAGATCGTGCTCGACTGCGCCCATGGCGCGGCCTATGGCGTGGCCCCGTACGTGCTGGAAGAACTCGGCGCGGAGGTCGTCACCGTGGGCGTGGCCCCGGACGGCCTGAACATCAACCAGAAGTGCGGCTCGCTCTATCCCGAGGTCATCGCCCGGATGGTGGTGGAGGAGGGTGCCGACATGGGCATCGCCCTGGACGGCGACGCGGACCGGCTCATCGTCTGCGACGAGAATGGTCGCATACTCGACGGCGATCAGATCATGGCGCTCTGCGCTCTGGAGCTGCTCGAGAAGGACAGCCTGCCGGGCAACATGCTCGTGGCCACTGTCATGTCCAACATGGCGCTCGAGTTGTTCATGAAGGAGCACGGCGGGCAACTGCTGCGTACCGACGTGGGCGACCGCTATGTGGTCGAGGCCATGCGCCGCGAGGGCGCGGTGCTCGGCGGAGAGCAGTCAGGACACCTGATTTTCATGGACCATTCCACTACCGGCGACGGCCTGCTGGCCGCGTTGCAACTGCTGCGCATCATGCGCGAGCGGGAGCGGCCCCTGTCCGAACTGGCCGGCTTGCTCGAACCATTTCCCCAGATGCTTCAAAACGTCCACGTCAAGCGCAAGATTCCCTTTGATCAGGCTCCTGAGGTCCAGGAGGCCGTGCGCAAGGTCGAGGCCGCGCTCCAAGGCAAGGGCCGTGTGCTCCTGCGTTATTCCGGCACCGAAGCGGTCTGCCGCGTCATGGTCGAGGCCGCCGACCCGGCTCTTGTGGAGCGTTATACCGGCGACATCGTCGAGGCGTGCGAGAAGTATCTGAAATAG
- the thiS gene encoding sulfur carrier protein ThiS has protein sequence MIVTINGKASELDEPLTILALLESKEIAPSAVVVERNGEIVPGELFGEVGLNDGDHLEVLRFVGGG, from the coding sequence ATGATCGTCACCATCAACGGCAAGGCGTCGGAGCTTGACGAGCCCCTGACCATTCTCGCCTTGCTCGAATCAAAAGAGATCGCGCCGAGTGCCGTGGTCGTCGAACGCAACGGGGAAATCGTTCCCGGTGAGCTGTTCGGCGAGGTCGGCCTCAACGACGGCGACCATCTGGAAGTTCTCCGCTTCGTGGGCGGAGGGTAG
- a CDS encoding CdaR family protein, with product MLRNWQTILLSIALAVFTWFLVTGREVVETWVDMPVVMTNPPEGLIIEDGLVDKIQVRLRGPKGLVGNLSSQNLAYPVNVSNLKIGEQVVDIDPAKIPLSSTYEIIEVRPNRLRLLVDRRISKKIAVEASWAGNLNADYKLQEVTASPDVVTVRGPETQLRKISKTRVVLKGDFPEDVPRSWAEDVALEVPDEIEALPGQVNVEAFFAPKTREIWVKVPIEYQDPEGFKVTVHQRYVRLLIQGPVFLFHDDEYRKAILASVAFGEKVGEGQFEMNYDVTLPEGCRLEKKNPETVTTVFKKN from the coding sequence ATGTTGAGAAACTGGCAAACCATACTGCTGTCCATCGCCCTGGCCGTGTTCACCTGGTTCCTGGTCACCGGCCGGGAGGTCGTGGAAACCTGGGTGGACATGCCCGTGGTCATGACCAACCCGCCCGAGGGCTTGATTATCGAGGACGGCCTGGTGGACAAGATCCAGGTCCGGTTGCGCGGTCCAAAGGGATTGGTCGGCAACCTTTCCTCCCAGAACCTGGCCTATCCGGTCAACGTCAGCAATCTCAAGATCGGCGAGCAGGTGGTGGACATCGATCCGGCCAAGATTCCCTTGTCCTCTACCTACGAGATCATCGAGGTCAGACCCAACCGGCTGCGCCTTTTGGTGGATCGGCGTATCTCCAAGAAGATCGCCGTGGAAGCATCCTGGGCGGGCAACCTCAATGCCGATTACAAGCTGCAGGAAGTCACGGCCTCCCCCGATGTGGTCACCGTCAGGGGGCCCGAGACCCAGTTGCGCAAAATTTCCAAGACCCGCGTTGTCCTGAAAGGCGATTTCCCGGAAGACGTACCCCGGTCCTGGGCCGAGGACGTGGCTCTGGAGGTCCCCGACGAGATCGAGGCCCTGCCCGGTCAGGTCAATGTTGAGGCGTTTTTCGCGCCCAAGACCCGTGAGATATGGGTCAAGGTGCCCATTGAGTACCAGGACCCTGAAGGGTTCAAGGTTACTGTCCATCAGCGGTACGTCCGCCTGCTCATCCAGGGGCCGGTCTTCCTGTTCCACGATGACGAGTACCGCAAAGCCATATTGGCCTCGGTGGCCTTCGGCGAAAAGGTCGGTGAGGGACAGTTCGAGATGAACTATGACGTGACCCTCCCCGAAGGGTGCAGGCTCGAAAAGAAAAATCCAGAGACGGTCACAACCGTCTTCAAGAAGAATTAG
- the galU gene encoding UTP--glucose-1-phosphate uridylyltransferase GalU — MEITKAVIPVAGWGTRSLPATKNVPKEMLPIFRKPIVQYIVEEGIAAGLKDVVFITNQNKTIIEDHFDRNFLLEQLLERAGKTAMLEEVRRVASLVNVIGVRQKEQLGLGHAVLSAREVCQNEPFAVMLGDDLMFGVQAGIGELLKAARETGKAVVGVIEVPKSKVSRYGVIKGEPIDSHTYRVTNLVEKPSPEKAPSNLAIIGRYVLLPEIFDILEGQRAGVGGEIQLTDALQGLADQDKLIAVRLAGQRFDAGDWVEYLTANIYFALQDEELRDDLVKRLQELLSCSS; from the coding sequence ATGGAAATCACCAAAGCCGTCATCCCGGTCGCAGGCTGGGGCACCCGTTCGCTGCCGGCCACCAAGAACGTCCCCAAGGAGATGCTGCCCATCTTCCGCAAGCCCATCGTGCAGTACATCGTGGAAGAGGGTATTGCCGCAGGCCTGAAGGACGTGGTCTTCATCACCAACCAGAACAAGACCATCATCGAAGATCACTTCGACCGCAACTTCCTCCTGGAACAGCTTCTGGAGCGGGCGGGCAAGACCGCCATGCTCGAAGAGGTTCGGCGCGTTGCCAGCCTGGTCAACGTCATCGGCGTGCGTCAGAAGGAACAGCTCGGCCTGGGCCACGCGGTGCTTTCCGCCCGTGAAGTCTGCCAGAACGAGCCGTTCGCGGTCATGCTCGGCGACGACCTCATGTTCGGCGTGCAGGCCGGCATCGGCGAGCTGCTCAAGGCCGCCCGGGAGACCGGCAAGGCCGTGGTCGGCGTCATCGAAGTGCCCAAGTCCAAGGTCAGTCGTTACGGCGTGATCAAGGGCGAGCCCATCGATTCGCATACCTACCGGGTGACCAATCTGGTCGAGAAGCCTTCGCCCGAGAAAGCGCCGTCCAACCTGGCCATCATCGGCCGCTATGTCCTGCTGCCCGAAATCTTCGACATCCTCGAGGGTCAGCGCGCGGGCGTGGGCGGTGAAATCCAGCTGACCGACGCCTTGCAGGGGTTGGCCGACCAGGATAAACTCATCGCCGTCCGTCTGGCCGGACAACGATTTGACGCGGGCGACTGGGTGGAATATCTCACCGCCAACATCTACTTTGCCTTGCAGGACGAAGAACTGCGCGACGATCTGGTCAAGCGGCTGCAAGAGTTGCTTTCCTGCTCGTCCTAA
- a CDS encoding thiazole synthase, with translation MSKDTFEIGGKTLTSRLFTGTGKYGDDSVIPGVCEASGSEVITVALRRVDLESSTGNVMDFIPKHMQLLPNTSGARTADEAVRIARLARAMGCGDWIKIEVISDNRYLLPDGYETVKATEILAKEGFVVLPYVNADLYVAKALVDAGAAAVMPLGAPIGTNRGLKTREMVRILIEEIDLPIVVDAGIGRPSEACEAMEMGADAVLVNTAIATASDPVMMARAFGRAVRAGREAYLSGPGAKRVLADASSPLTGFLGGAA, from the coding sequence ATGAGCAAGGATACTTTCGAGATCGGCGGCAAGACCCTGACCAGCCGTCTTTTCACCGGCACCGGCAAATACGGCGACGACAGCGTCATTCCTGGCGTCTGCGAGGCCTCGGGCTCCGAGGTCATCACCGTGGCGCTGCGCCGGGTGGATCTGGAATCCTCAACCGGCAACGTCATGGATTTCATTCCCAAACACATGCAGCTGCTGCCCAACACCTCGGGCGCGCGTACTGCGGACGAGGCCGTGCGCATCGCCCGGCTGGCCCGGGCCATGGGCTGCGGCGACTGGATCAAGATCGAGGTCATCTCGGACAACCGCTATCTGCTGCCCGACGGCTATGAGACGGTGAAGGCCACGGAAATCCTGGCCAAGGAGGGCTTCGTCGTCCTGCCTTACGTCAACGCCGACCTGTATGTTGCCAAAGCCCTTGTGGACGCGGGGGCTGCCGCAGTCATGCCGCTGGGCGCGCCCATCGGCACCAACCGGGGGCTCAAGACCCGCGAGATGGTCCGTATCCTCATAGAGGAGATCGACCTGCCTATCGTGGTGGACGCGGGCATCGGCCGTCCGTCCGAGGCCTGTGAGGCCATGGAGATGGGAGCCGACGCGGTCCTGGTCAACACGGCCATTGCCACGGCCAGCGACCCGGTCATGATGGCCCGCGCCTTTGGCCGCGCGGTCAGGGCCGGTCGCGAAGCCTACCTGTCCGGGCCCGGTGCAAAGCGCGTGCTGGCCGACGCCTCGTCGCCCCTGACCGGCTTTCTGGGAGGCGCGGCATGA
- a CDS encoding OmpH family outer membrane protein, with protein sequence MKRFPLSLWLSAALVLLAVPALAQTSKVGFVNPQRIINESKIGKIAQEDLAQLGKEKDRRVRLALDKVNKLQEGLKEDALSVSEQQSRETELRTTVRDYEQLVQNSNQEIQNEERKLIRFVMRRADSILKGIAKERGFTMILTDPEIIGYVDGSMDITDRVIQELNSMM encoded by the coding sequence ATGAAGCGTTTCCCTCTGTCCCTGTGGCTGTCCGCCGCTCTTGTCCTGCTGGCGGTTCCTGCCCTGGCCCAAACTTCCAAGGTCGGGTTCGTCAATCCGCAGCGGATCATCAACGAGTCCAAGATAGGCAAGATCGCCCAGGAAGACCTGGCACAGCTGGGCAAGGAAAAGGACCGGCGTGTCCGTCTGGCCCTGGACAAGGTCAACAAGCTCCAGGAAGGGCTCAAGGAGGACGCACTGTCCGTGAGTGAGCAGCAGAGCCGTGAGACCGAGCTGCGCACCACCGTGCGCGACTACGAGCAGCTGGTTCAGAACAGCAATCAGGAAATCCAGAACGAGGAACGCAAGCTCATCCGGTTCGTCATGCGCCGGGCGGATTCAATCCTCAAGGGTATCGCCAAGGAGCGGGGGTTCACCATGATTCTGACCGATCCCGAGATCATCGGGTATGTGGACGGGTCCATGGACATCACCGATCGGGTCATCCAAGAACTCAACTCCATGATGTAG
- the priA gene encoding primosomal protein N' — protein MADLWQVTLVSPPYETWTYGVPSHFPPLSPGQRVIIPFGKSHRAGVVVGPAESAPQGVEIKNMIWPLEQSPLLDQDFVDMAVNLASRQMVHVGRILEIALPRGLRTAAVTFKVDRHMTERNLPPSMRPPDIVKAKDQDRAALAELWFDGRMRVRINAKKEAEERFVSLESDPPWAVRPNAKRQLRLLEHLMENGPQSLYSLRHTLGDWAPDVAEKLEGAGVVRLGELTADHMAEIDGAGRDGTDDPGCEFSLTEEQQTALDEMTLTLESGGGAHLVHGVTGSGKTVLYMEMARRLLEQGRSVLFLAPEVALACQLYRNVAKRFPHIRTIFYHGYQSPKKREASFRELAGSDEPMLVVGTRSAVFLPLPNLGMVVMDEEHDESFKQEDRLAYHAKEVAWFRTGRSKGLLLLGSATPDVKTFQAASAGRISVSTLKERVGDARLPDVELVNIAELGSSKQLLSDKVREAIRETVKAGEQVIVMLNRRGYAPLMYCLDCGETVRCPDCEVGMTYHKGRERLVCHYCGRTYSYPLTCRKCGGVNFIPMGEGTERLEEALAELLPEDVKVLRLDRDATRRQERLEEILGAFGRGEAQVLVGTQMISKGHHFPGVTLVVVADGDLGLNLPDYRSSERTFQLLVQVAGRAGRGEHPGRVLIQTRNPDHPIWKEILGGDYQGFFDREASRRNMFRYPPFSHMALVRISFPSDFDNGPAALGLMGEVLREQGRTLGISVLGPAPAPLSMLRGRKRFNCLLKSDDWGKVRGLYAAMVRANPDPRKVRTGLDLDPLSTL, from the coding sequence ATGGCCGATCTCTGGCAGGTAACGCTCGTCAGTCCACCCTATGAAACGTGGACCTACGGGGTTCCTTCGCATTTTCCGCCCCTTTCGCCGGGGCAGCGGGTAATCATTCCCTTCGGCAAGTCACATCGCGCAGGCGTGGTGGTCGGCCCGGCCGAGTCCGCGCCTCAGGGCGTTGAGATCAAGAACATGATCTGGCCGCTGGAACAGTCTCCGCTGCTGGATCAGGATTTCGTGGACATGGCCGTGAATCTGGCCTCCCGGCAGATGGTCCACGTGGGGCGTATCCTGGAGATTGCCCTGCCGCGCGGCCTGCGTACCGCAGCAGTGACGTTCAAGGTGGACCGGCACATGACCGAGCGCAATCTGCCTCCGTCCATGCGGCCGCCCGACATCGTCAAGGCAAAGGACCAGGATCGTGCCGCGCTGGCCGAGTTGTGGTTTGATGGCCGCATGCGGGTGCGCATCAATGCCAAGAAAGAGGCGGAAGAGCGTTTTGTCTCCCTGGAATCCGATCCGCCGTGGGCTGTGCGGCCCAATGCCAAGCGGCAGCTCAGGCTTCTGGAACACCTCATGGAGAATGGTCCGCAGAGCCTTTATTCACTGCGTCATACCCTGGGCGATTGGGCTCCGGATGTGGCCGAGAAGCTAGAAGGCGCAGGCGTGGTCCGGCTGGGTGAATTGACCGCCGACCATATGGCCGAGATAGATGGAGCGGGCCGGGACGGAACGGATGACCCCGGTTGTGAATTTTCTCTTACCGAGGAGCAGCAGACCGCTCTCGACGAAATGACCCTGACGCTGGAGAGTGGCGGGGGCGCGCATCTGGTCCATGGCGTGACCGGCAGCGGCAAGACCGTTCTCTACATGGAGATGGCGCGGCGGCTGCTGGAACAGGGGCGATCCGTGCTCTTCCTCGCGCCGGAGGTGGCCCTTGCCTGCCAGCTCTACCGCAATGTGGCCAAAAGGTTTCCGCATATACGGACCATCTTTTATCACGGGTACCAGAGCCCCAAGAAGCGTGAGGCCTCTTTCCGAGAACTGGCCGGAAGCGATGAACCCATGTTGGTGGTGGGTACCCGGTCCGCCGTGTTTCTGCCCCTGCCCAACCTGGGCATGGTGGTCATGGACGAAGAGCATGACGAGTCCTTCAAGCAGGAGGACCGCCTTGCCTATCACGCCAAGGAAGTGGCCTGGTTCCGAACGGGAAGAAGCAAGGGCCTCCTTCTGCTCGGCTCGGCCACGCCTGACGTGAAGACCTTCCAGGCCGCCAGCGCAGGGCGCATCAGTGTGTCCACTCTCAAGGAGCGGGTCGGCGACGCCCGTCTGCCCGATGTGGAGCTGGTCAACATCGCGGAACTCGGCAGTTCCAAGCAGCTCCTGTCGGATAAGGTGCGCGAGGCTATCCGCGAAACCGTCAAGGCTGGGGAGCAGGTCATCGTCATGCTCAACCGGCGGGGCTACGCTCCCCTGATGTATTGTCTGGATTGCGGCGAGACCGTGCGTTGCCCGGACTGCGAGGTGGGTATGACCTACCACAAGGGGCGCGAGCGGCTGGTCTGCCACTATTGCGGCCGGACCTATTCCTATCCGCTGACCTGCCGCAAATGCGGTGGCGTGAATTTCATTCCCATGGGCGAGGGCACGGAAAGGCTGGAGGAGGCTCTGGCCGAGTTGTTGCCGGAGGACGTCAAGGTCCTGCGTCTTGACCGCGACGCCACGAGACGACAGGAGCGGCTGGAGGAGATACTCGGGGCCTTTGGCCGGGGCGAGGCCCAGGTCCTTGTGGGCACCCAGATGATCTCCAAGGGGCACCATTTCCCGGGCGTGACCCTGGTGGTCGTGGCCGATGGGGACCTCGGGTTGAATCTCCCGGACTACCGTTCTTCGGAACGGACCTTCCAACTGCTGGTCCAGGTGGCGGGCAGAGCCGGGCGAGGCGAGCATCCGGGCCGGGTGCTTATCCAGACCCGCAATCCGGACCATCCCATCTGGAAAGAGATTCTGGGCGGCGACTACCAGGGATTCTTCGACCGTGAAGCCTCCCGGCGAAACATGTTCCGCTACCCGCCTTTCTCCCACATGGCGCTGGTGCGCATTAGTTTTCCATCGGATTTCGACAACGGTCCGGCAGCCTTGGGCCTCATGGGCGAAGTCCTGCGTGAGCAGGGCAGGACGCTCGGTATCAGCGTACTCGGTCCGGCTCCCGCGCCCCTGTCCATGCTGCGCGGCCGCAAGCGGTTCAACTGCCTGCTCAAGTCCGACGACTGGGGCAAGGTCCGGGGGCTTTACGCTGCCATGGTGCGGGCCAATCCCGATCCGCGCAAGGTGCGCACCGGTCTTGATCTCGACCCCCTCTCCACCCTGTAG
- a CDS encoding SH3 domain-containing protein: MRKVFSFLFVVFCLALSAAPAFAFGEIMYSDRPLNLRDARSPRAEWVGSLYAGQKVRVAHEKDGWVAIYEPDATDPSESKAAGFSNAKFLKPTRDRYEPKPWGELAVSSTKLNIRSKPSVRGTKVLTLQAGERVIIDFPEDDWIVVFPSNATIRSRLNGIGYASAKYLEPVTDETAAAPEPEPAPAPAAPVIRQSVEQPPAPTPAATEESQAIQRVVLTNEVNVHQSRTTTSPMVQTLRPGDVVQLGLLRNGWYAVFKTSDMIRSESSSMGYSLQSAMEKSSREAGLAVAPAAPVEPAKAAAVAKPAVPAKPEPATETAEPLMTAEALKAEALKTERPEPTPRKIESEPNLTPVSEPARQQTLVIDRSAFKDVKRPDPTPDKTAHGYRYKFLEKSETREYGQVWITLKVFLSTTKLPDRTALRDFASSLWKDHRRVTKNVLVEVYLPGMNMDDLAWGVVKFDYDGMTELWTRRATLFGTKFI, encoded by the coding sequence ATGCGCAAAGTCTTTTCATTCCTCTTCGTTGTCTTTTGTCTGGCTCTGTCCGCCGCACCGGCTTTCGCCTTCGGCGAGATCATGTACTCGGACCGTCCTCTCAACCTGCGTGACGCCCGTTCGCCCAGGGCCGAATGGGTCGGCAGCCTCTACGCCGGACAAAAGGTCCGGGTAGCCCATGAGAAGGACGGCTGGGTGGCCATATACGAACCCGATGCCACGGACCCGAGCGAGTCCAAGGCCGCCGGTTTTTCCAACGCCAAATTCCTCAAGCCCACGCGGGATCGGTACGAGCCCAAGCCGTGGGGCGAACTGGCCGTTTCCTCCACCAAGTTGAACATCCGCAGCAAGCCGAGCGTTCGGGGGACCAAGGTCCTCACGCTGCAGGCCGGAGAACGGGTGATCATCGACTTTCCCGAGGACGATTGGATCGTGGTCTTCCCGTCCAACGCCACCATCCGTTCCCGTTTGAACGGTATCGGCTACGCCAGCGCCAAGTATCTGGAACCTGTCACCGACGAAACGGCCGCCGCACCGGAACCCGAACCGGCTCCCGCGCCAGCAGCACCGGTTATTCGCCAATCGGTGGAGCAGCCGCCCGCGCCGACCCCGGCTGCGACCGAAGAGTCTCAGGCCATCCAGCGGGTGGTGCTGACCAACGAGGTTAACGTGCACCAGAGCCGGACCACTACTTCGCCGATGGTACAGACGTTGCGTCCCGGCGATGTGGTTCAGCTCGGGCTGTTACGCAACGGATGGTATGCGGTCTTCAAAACCAGCGACATGATCCGTTCGGAGAGCAGTTCCATGGGGTATTCGCTGCAGAGCGCCATGGAGAAGAGTTCCCGAGAGGCGGGTCTTGCCGTGGCCCCGGCCGCCCCGGTGGAGCCCGCGAAAGCGGCTGCGGTAGCCAAGCCGGCTGTGCCGGCCAAGCCCGAGCCTGCGACGGAAACCGCAGAGCCCTTGATGACTGCGGAAGCTCTCAAGGCGGAGGCGCTCAAGACCGAGCGGCCCGAACCGACTCCCCGCAAGATCGAGTCAGAACCGAATCTGACGCCCGTGTCGGAACCGGCCCGGCAGCAGACCCTGGTCATCGACCGATCCGCGTTCAAGGACGTGAAGCGGCCCGATCCCACGCCGGACAAGACCGCCCACGGCTACCGTTACAAGTTCCTGGAGAAATCCGAGACCCGCGAGTACGGGCAGGTCTGGATCACGTTGAAGGTTTTCCTGTCCACGACCAAGCTGCCTGACCGTACGGCGCTGAGGGACTTCGCCTCCAGTCTCTGGAAAGACCATAGGCGGGTAACCAAGAATGTGCTGGTGGAGGTGTATCTGCCGGGCATGAATATGGACGATCTAGCCTGGGGCGTGGTCAAGTTCGACTATGACGGCATGACCGAACTCTGGACGCGGCGAGCGACCTTGTTCGGGACCAAATTCATTTAG
- the cdaA gene encoding diadenylate cyclase CdaA, protein MFELFGIQVTWRVLLDIGLVAFIYYNIIVLVRGTRAAAVLYGLVVVLVIYYVAEKFNLYTLNALLGEFLTSLFLVVVILFKTDIRKALASVGTRRFWNKSNVRDDTLDQLTQAVMTMSHTSTGAIIVIEKNMPLGDIIERGIELDAKVNKELIETIFFSDTPLHDGAVIVRRDRIVAAACILPLSNKLRGQPMYGTRHRAALGISEGSDAITVVVSEERGEVSVAMNGRLTTSLDETRLRRVLKNALGR, encoded by the coding sequence ATGTTTGAGCTTTTCGGTATTCAAGTCACCTGGAGGGTCCTGCTCGATATCGGGCTGGTGGCCTTTATCTATTACAATATCATCGTGCTCGTCCGTGGGACCCGCGCTGCCGCCGTGCTTTACGGCCTGGTAGTGGTGCTGGTGATCTACTACGTGGCCGAGAAGTTCAACCTCTACACCCTGAACGCTCTGCTCGGGGAATTCCTGACCTCTTTGTTCCTGGTGGTGGTCATTCTTTTCAAGACCGACATCCGCAAGGCGCTCGCTTCGGTGGGCACCAGACGTTTCTGGAACAAATCCAACGTGCGAGACGACACGCTGGACCAGTTGACCCAGGCGGTCATGACCATGTCGCATACCTCTACGGGCGCGATCATCGTAATCGAGAAGAACATGCCGCTGGGCGACATCATCGAGCGCGGCATCGAGCTGGACGCCAAGGTCAACAAGGAACTCATCGAGACCATCTTCTTTTCGGACACCCCCCTGCACGACGGGGCGGTCATCGTCCGCCGGGACCGCATCGTTGCGGCAGCCTGTATTCTGCCCCTGTCCAACAAGCTCCGGGGCCAGCCCATGTACGGGACTCGCCACCGGGCCGCGCTGGGCATTTCCGAAGGCTCGGACGCCATCACCGTGGTGGTCTCCGAGGAGCGGGGCGAAGTTTCCGTGGCCATGAACGGCCGCCTGACCACCAGCCTGGACGAGACGCGCCTGCGGCGTGTGCTCAAGAACGCTTTGGGGCGTTGA
- the thiH gene encoding 2-iminoacetate synthase ThiH, producing MSFYPLVEAYAKGLPDARFDDFTEQDVRRAINRTTASVDDFMALMSPAAKPLLEEMAQKASRLTIQHFGKTVSLFTPLYLANFCTNHCVYCGFNCTNSIHRSMLDLEEVDAEGAAIAATGLKNLLILTGDASAKTGVDYLEKCTRVLTRHFPSVSIEVYALTEEEYARLVKAGVDGMTMFQETYDEELYAVLHPKGPKRDYRFRLDAPERACKAGMRVVNIGALLGLGDWRRDALLTGLHAAYLMHNYPETDIAVSLPRMRPHVGDWEPATIVSDRDMVQFLMALRLFLPRVGITISTRENAEFRENILPLGVTRMSAGVSTAVGGHSDGTEDEENTGQFDISDGRSVDEVCAALRDKGYQPVFKDWEPIFETKGEAL from the coding sequence ATGAGTTTCTATCCGCTCGTAGAGGCGTACGCAAAGGGTTTGCCCGACGCGCGTTTCGACGATTTCACCGAACAGGACGTGCGCCGGGCCATTAACCGGACCACGGCCTCGGTGGATGACTTCATGGCCCTGATGAGTCCGGCCGCAAAACCTTTGCTCGAGGAAATGGCCCAAAAGGCCAGCCGGTTGACCATTCAGCACTTCGGCAAGACCGTCAGCCTGTTCACACCGCTTTATCTGGCCAACTTCTGCACGAACCACTGTGTCTATTGCGGGTTCAACTGCACCAACTCCATCCATCGTTCCATGCTCGATCTGGAAGAGGTGGACGCCGAGGGCGCGGCCATCGCGGCCACCGGGTTGAAAAACCTGCTCATCCTGACAGGCGACGCCTCTGCCAAGACCGGAGTGGACTATCTGGAGAAGTGCACGCGGGTCCTGACCAGGCATTTCCCGTCTGTGTCCATCGAGGTCTACGCCCTGACCGAAGAAGAGTACGCCCGGCTGGTCAAGGCGGGTGTGGACGGCATGACCATGTTCCAGGAGACCTACGACGAAGAGCTTTACGCCGTGCTCCACCCCAAAGGGCCCAAGCGGGATTATCGCTTTCGTCTGGACGCTCCGGAGCGGGCCTGCAAGGCGGGCATGCGCGTGGTCAATATCGGCGCGTTGCTCGGTTTGGGCGACTGGCGGCGCGACGCGTTGCTGACCGGCCTGCATGCGGCATACCTCATGCATAACTATCCGGAGACGGACATCGCCGTGTCCCTGCCGCGCATGCGCCCGCACGTTGGCGACTGGGAACCGGCCACCATCGTCTCGGATCGTGATATGGTCCAGTTCCTCATGGCCCTGCGGCTGTTTCTGCCCCGGGTGGGGATCACCATCTCCACCCGCGAGAACGCCGAGTTCCGCGAGAACATCCTGCCTCTGGGCGTGACCCGCATGTCCGCGGGCGTGTCCACGGCTGTTGGCGGCCATTCGGACGGGACCGAAGACGAGGAGAACACCGGCCAGTTCGACATCAGCGACGGGCGGAGCGTGGACGAGGTTTGCGCCGCTCTGCGCGACAAGGGATACCAACCGGTATTCAAGGATTGGGAGCCCATTTTCGAAACCAAGGGGGAAGCCCTGTGA